In Thermocrinis minervae, a single genomic region encodes these proteins:
- the cmr4 gene encoding type III-B CRISPR module RAMP protein Cmr4, whose amino-acid sequence MKEYLFFFRVITPMHIGVGSGIGHIDLPIYREVPTNFPAIPASSIKGVLRQRWLESTLKHSGKGSLKEYDEALEKGEDESPCVKLSSKIFGSQKGEGSLVVYDGRILFFPVRSVKGIFAYVTCPYVLKRFEQDTNIAVTMSDYENLKDGETIVLNSEEIVYEKGDKLYLVLEEFAFSVCERRNDQLWNLAKKIGIRPKRIAVVSDSVFSHMVESYTEVQTHTKIDLTTGTVEEGALWTEEYVPPETIFYVKMQLLNSGQLPDCEEVKFSSWLSQEVKALMIGGNTTTGKGLVEVVNYDEKAT is encoded by the coding sequence ATGAAAGAGTATTTGTTCTTCTTCCGTGTAATAACTCCCATGCACATAGGTGTAGGCTCTGGAATAGGTCATATAGACTTACCCATCTACAGGGAGGTTCCTACCAACTTTCCAGCAATACCAGCAAGCAGCATAAAGGGAGTCCTTCGCCAAAGGTGGCTAGAAAGCACTCTAAAGCATTCTGGAAAAGGTTCTCTAAAGGAGTATGATGAAGCTTTAGAAAAGGGAGAGGATGAATCTCCTTGTGTAAAGCTTTCTTCTAAAATCTTTGGTAGTCAAAAAGGTGAAGGAAGCTTGGTGGTTTATGATGGGAGAATCCTTTTCTTCCCTGTAAGGTCTGTAAAAGGAATATTTGCTTATGTTACGTGTCCATATGTGCTAAAGCGTTTTGAACAAGATACAAATATAGCAGTAACTATGTCTGACTACGAGAATCTTAAGGATGGGGAAACCATCGTCCTTAACAGCGAGGAGATAGTGTACGAGAAAGGTGATAAACTCTATTTAGTGCTTGAGGAGTTTGCCTTTTCTGTATGTGAAAGGAGAAATGATCAATTATGGAACTTGGCAAAGAAAATAGGTATCAGACCGAAACGTATAGCTGTAGTTTCAGATAGCGTTTTTTCTCATATGGTAGAAAGCTATACAGAGGTCCAAACCCATACGAAGATAGATCTTACCACAGGTACTGTAGAGGAAGGAGCTTTGTGGACAGAAGAGTACGTACCACCAGAAACGATTTTTTATGTAAAGATGCAGCTTTTGAATTCTGGTCAATTACCTGATTGCGAAGAAGTTAAATTTAGTAGCTGGCTTTCTCAAGAAGTTAAAGCTCTTATGATAGGGGGCAACACAACTACAGGAAAAGGACTTGTGGAGGTTGTAAACTATGATGAAAAAGCTACATGA
- the cmr5 gene encoding type III-B CRISPR module-associated protein Cmr5 has protein sequence MMKKLHEQEFAECAWKCVNKVKNEKYKDKYKSLAKRLPSMINANGLLTTVAFLKSKKGSKEHTEILKHLATFLLKETEKGNNSTDEELIKKLIYSDFSEYLYYTKVALRFAVWLKRMAEAEIEGTDED, from the coding sequence ATGATGAAAAAGCTACATGAACAAGAGTTTGCAGAGTGTGCCTGGAAATGTGTAAATAAAGTAAAAAATGAGAAATACAAGGATAAATACAAAAGCCTTGCCAAAAGATTGCCCTCTATGATAAATGCAAACGGCCTTTTAACGACGGTAGCCTTTCTTAAGTCGAAAAAAGGATCGAAGGAACATACAGAGATTTTAAAACATCTAGCTACCTTTTTACTTAAAGAGACTGAAAAAGGTAACAACTCTACAGATGAGGAGCTTATAAAGAAGCTTATATATTCTGACTTTTCTGAGTATCTTTACTACACAAAGGTTGCCTTAAGGTTTGCTGTATGGCTTAAAAGGATGGCGGAGGCGGAGATTGAGGGTACCGATGAAGATTGA